From one Gemmobacter sp. genomic stretch:
- a CDS encoding CoA transferase — protein sequence MDHPAQGPLAGFRILEFCSTLSGPLATMLLADQGADVIKIETPQGDQARQVGYRRAGVPDMSTMFVNINRNKRSVVLNLKDPADLDRAVRLAATADVIVQNFRPGVMDRMGLGYEALRSTAPGLIYVSLSGLGEAEQVRGRRVYDIVSQGIAGFCAVQADRTTGEPRTVQSAVTDKIASLVVWQGVTAALLHRLRTGQGQHLKVNMLSAALSFLWPEAMPAATFTGPGVQAGGTLAGVQYVFATRDGHVLVGHVSNDEFAASCRALGIGQLIGDPRFDSIGSRFRNAADLNRLFADALAQGETAHWLARLAAEDAVYAPVNTAATIAEDPIIAAAGVLADHDHPVYGSFRQPVHPVDFGASPAAYRRHPPLLGEHTAEVLAELAAGGGR from the coding sequence ATGGACCATCCGGCACAGGGGCCGCTTGCGGGGTTCCGCATTCTTGAATTCTGTTCGACGCTGTCGGGGCCGCTGGCCACCATGCTGCTGGCCGACCAGGGCGCCGATGTGATCAAGATCGAGACGCCGCAGGGCGATCAGGCCCGGCAGGTCGGGTATCGGCGGGCCGGGGTGCCCGACATGTCGACGATGTTCGTCAACATCAACCGCAACAAGCGCTCGGTGGTGCTGAACCTCAAGGATCCGGCCGATCTGGACCGCGCGGTGCGGCTGGCGGCCACGGCGGATGTCATCGTGCAGAACTTTCGCCCCGGCGTGATGGACCGCATGGGCCTGGGATACGAGGCGTTGCGCAGCACGGCGCCGGGGCTGATCTATGTGTCGCTCAGCGGTCTGGGCGAGGCGGAACAGGTGCGCGGGCGGCGGGTCTATGACATCGTATCGCAGGGGATTGCGGGGTTCTGTGCCGTGCAGGCCGACCGTACCACGGGCGAGCCGCGCACGGTGCAAAGCGCGGTCACCGACAAGATCGCCTCGCTGGTGGTCTGGCAGGGGGTGACGGCGGCCCTGCTGCACCGCCTGCGGACCGGGCAGGGGCAGCATCTGAAGGTCAACATGTTGTCGGCCGCGCTGTCCTTTCTGTGGCCCGAGGCGATGCCGGCGGCCACGTTCACCGGGCCGGGGGTGCAGGCGGGGGGCACGCTGGCCGGGGTGCAATATGTGTTCGCCACGCGCGATGGTCATGTGCTGGTCGGCCATGTGTCGAACGACGAATTCGCCGCCAGCTGCCGCGCATTGGGGATCGGGCAGCTGATCGGCGATCCGCGCTTTGACTCGATCGGCAGCCGGTTCCGCAATGCGGCCGATCTGAACCGGCTGTTCGCCGATGCCCTTGCCCAGGGCGAGACCGCGCATTGGCTGGCGCGGCTGGCGGCCGAGGATGCGGTCTATGCCCCGGTCAACACCGCCGCCACCATTGCCGAGGATCCGATCATCGCGGCCGCCGGGGTGCTGGCCGACCATGACCATCCGGTCTACGGCAGCTTTCGCCAACCCGTGCATCCGGTGGATTTCGGCGCCTCGCCCGCCGCCTACCGGCGCCATCCGCCGTTGCTGGGCGAACATACGGCCGAGGTTCTGGCCGAACTGGCCGCAGGGGGCGGGCGATGA
- a CDS encoding FadR/GntR family transcriptional regulator yields MIEPVIQEKSFEALASQIKAQIMDGSIAAGEMLNERALIDLSGLSRGSVREALRVLETQGLVETRRGRNGGWVVVRPGTRIMLESLASYIRQGNPTLRVLMETVEMFEPAMAALAARHRTREDIAAMAEAIGAMENAPTSEAFIQMNGRWHVRLADSARNPIIAALYRALGPSLLDPRVEGFVTAEVRANVIHASRAILQAITDQDERLAADRMRKHVAAYFQLLARLDG; encoded by the coding sequence GTGATCGAACCCGTCATTCAGGAAAAGTCGTTCGAGGCGCTGGCCAGCCAGATCAAGGCGCAGATCATGGATGGCAGCATCGCCGCCGGCGAAATGCTGAACGAACGCGCGCTGATCGACCTGTCGGGGCTAAGCCGCGGTTCCGTGCGCGAGGCGCTGCGCGTGCTGGAAACGCAAGGGCTGGTCGAAACCCGGCGCGGCCGCAATGGCGGCTGGGTCGTGGTGCGGCCGGGAACCCGGATCATGCTGGAATCGCTGGCATCCTATATCCGGCAGGGCAACCCCACGCTGCGCGTGCTGATGGAAACGGTCGAGATGTTCGAACCGGCCATGGCCGCGCTGGCGGCCCGTCACCGCACGCGCGAGGATATTGCCGCGATGGCCGAGGCCATCGGCGCCATGGAAAACGCCCCGACCAGCGAAGCCTTTATCCAGATGAACGGGCGCTGGCACGTGCGACTGGCGGATTCGGCACGCAACCCGATCATCGCGGCGCTGTATCGGGCGCTTGGCCCGTCGTTGCTGGACCCGCGGGTCGAAGGTTTCGTCACGGCCGAGGTGCGCGCCAACGTGATCCACGCCTCGCGCGCGATCCTCCAGGCGATCACCGACCAGGACGAACGCCTGGCCGCCGACCGCATGCGCAAGCATGTGGCGGCCTATTTCCAGCTGCTGGCGCGGCTGGACGGCTGA
- a CDS encoding LysR family transcriptional regulator yields the protein MPAPPDPTDLMFFALVVNAGGFSEAAKQTGIPKSTLSRRIGELEARLGEKVLQRTTRRIVLTEMGQRILGAAEQIAHEAERVAEVAEHRQLTPSGRLRVSAPADLAGIVLGPMLAAFAAAWPEVRLDLDLSPRYVDVIAESFDLAIRVGDGDTAQQLTTRHLTNLDLGVYAAPAYLDRRGTPAGAQDLAGFDLLALISAGAAQPWALNRQGRGLTIDMAGRRLGANSYDMLRRLVLMGAGIAVLPVLFAEDPVRQGALVRLLPDWALRPVTVRAVFPSRRLMPQKTRAFLDALLHHLRPGRPADPALIEAYSLMAGGPQRNGLL from the coding sequence ATGCCCGCGCCGCCCGACCCCACCGATCTGATGTTCTTTGCGCTGGTGGTGAACGCTGGCGGGTTTTCCGAAGCGGCCAAGCAGACCGGGATCCCGAAATCCACCCTGTCCCGCCGGATTGGCGAGCTGGAGGCGCGGCTGGGCGAAAAGGTGCTGCAACGCACCACCCGCCGCATCGTGCTGACCGAGATGGGCCAGCGCATATTGGGCGCCGCCGAACAGATCGCGCACGAGGCCGAGCGGGTGGCCGAAGTGGCCGAACACCGGCAGCTGACGCCGTCGGGCCGGTTGCGGGTATCGGCGCCGGCCGATCTGGCGGGGATCGTGCTGGGGCCGATGCTGGCCGCCTTTGCCGCCGCCTGGCCCGAGGTGCGGCTGGATCTGGATCTGTCGCCCCGCTATGTCGATGTGATCGCGGAAAGTTTCGACCTGGCGATCCGGGTGGGCGACGGCGATACCGCGCAGCAGCTGACGACGCGGCATCTGACCAACCTGGATCTGGGCGTCTATGCGGCACCCGCTTATCTGGACCGGCGCGGCACGCCTGCGGGCGCGCAGGATCTGGCGGGGTTCGATCTGCTGGCGCTGATCAGCGCGGGGGCGGCGCAGCCCTGGGCGCTGAACCGGCAGGGGCGGGGCCTGACGATCGACATGGCGGGGCGCAGGCTGGGGGCCAATTCCTATGACATGCTGCGCCGATTGGTGCTGATGGGCGCGGGCATTGCCGTGCTGCCGGTGCTGTTCGCCGAGGATCCGGTGCGGCAAGGCGCGCTGGTGCGGTTGCTGCCCGACTGGGCGCTGCGGCCGGTCACGGTGCGGGCGGTGTTTCCCAGCCGCCGCCTGATGCCGCAAAAGACCCGGGCGTTCCTGGATGCCCTGCTGCACCACCTGCGCCCCGGCCGCCCCGCCGACCCCGCCCTGATCGAGGCCTACAGCCTGATGGCCGGCGGCCCGCAACGCAACGGGTTGCTGTAG
- a CDS encoding dipeptidase, which produces MTPQLVSLLERALVWESAVGWTPECLDEGPSMLPRYHNSGFSCLSMTIGADWDRPEPTLRHFAQQRRYFENRSDLCRIVESVDDIRAAKRDGKLGIGFHLQGASPLGYDPALIDTWYRLGIRWMILCYNTRNPLGDGCHEPENAGLSLLGRAFVAEANRVGMLLDVSHAGIRTSLDIIALSEKPVIASHSSARAIKNHERNVTDDQIRAIAAKGGVVGINSIGAFLTDDNSSGVGAVMRHIDHIAQLVGPQHVGLGLDTVFYQPFMEKLYNSGPLMAQRGYPRPPWADVKPEALPELVEALDRHGYDETAILGILGENFLRVAAQTWRPTHQRTDA; this is translated from the coding sequence TTGACGCCTCAGCTTGTTTCACTACTGGAACGCGCCCTGGTCTGGGAAAGCGCCGTCGGCTGGACGCCGGAATGCCTGGACGAAGGGCCCTCGATGCTGCCCCGCTACCACAATTCCGGGTTCAGCTGCCTGTCGATGACCATCGGCGCCGATTGGGACCGCCCCGAACCCACGCTGCGCCATTTCGCCCAGCAGCGCCGCTATTTCGAAAACCGCAGCGACCTGTGCCGCATCGTGGAATCGGTCGACGACATTCGCGCCGCGAAACGCGATGGCAAGCTGGGCATCGGCTTTCACCTGCAAGGCGCCAGCCCGCTGGGCTACGACCCGGCGCTGATCGACACCTGGTATCGGCTGGGCATCCGCTGGATGATCCTGTGCTACAACACCCGCAACCCCCTTGGCGATGGGTGCCACGAGCCGGAGAACGCCGGCCTGTCGCTGCTGGGCCGCGCCTTTGTCGCCGAGGCGAACCGGGTGGGGATGCTGCTGGATGTCAGCCATGCCGGCATCCGCACCTCGCTGGATATCATCGCGCTGTCGGAAAAGCCGGTGATCGCCAGCCATTCCAGCGCCCGCGCCATCAAGAACCACGAACGCAACGTGACCGATGACCAGATCCGCGCCATTGCCGCCAAGGGCGGCGTGGTCGGCATCAATTCCATCGGGGCGTTCCTGACCGATGACAACAGTTCCGGCGTTGGCGCGGTGATGCGCCATATCGACCATATCGCCCAGTTGGTCGGGCCGCAGCATGTGGGCCTGGGGCTGGATACGGTGTTCTACCAGCCGTTCATGGAAAAGCTGTATAACTCCGGCCCCCTGATGGCGCAGCGCGGCTATCCGCGCCCGCCCTGGGCCGATGTCAAACCCGAGGCCCTGCCCGAGCTGGTCGAGGCGCTGGACCGCCACGGCTATGACGAAACCGCCATCCTCGGGATCCTTGGCGAGAATTTCCTGCGTGTCGCCGCGCAGACCTGGCGCCCCACCCACCAAAGGACAGACGCATGA
- a CDS encoding ABC transporter substrate-binding protein — MSLKTLRLAAAIALTAATAQAETKHIAIASFGEHPALNQVAEGFKERMGALGYAEGTAVTYSFNHANFDRTLIPQVLAKVEAEKPALVLAITTGLNQAAVRGITDKTIPIVFASVVDPVVAGIVPDWQHGSATSTGASMMPDFDATLAFLKQVIPGIKAVGTLFNPGEDNDATNMKLLTEAGEKAGIKIVGVPVEAAADLPQRVQSFAGQVDAVFLIQSNVVQTAVPIVAQVAQRMKMPLFNSVFNPALQDQLAGFHAISYRKNGVHAADIADRILRGEKPADIAPYVPVAADFDSLVSVKGMAAVGLPIPDSLKDSPWLLK; from the coding sequence ATGAGCCTCAAGACCCTGCGGCTTGCTGCCGCCATCGCCCTGACCGCCGCCACGGCGCAGGCCGAAACGAAACATATCGCCATTGCCAGTTTCGGCGAACACCCGGCACTGAACCAGGTTGCCGAAGGGTTCAAGGAACGCATGGGCGCGCTGGGATATGCCGAAGGCACGGCAGTGACCTACAGCTTCAACCATGCCAACTTTGACCGCACGCTGATCCCCCAGGTGCTGGCCAAGGTCGAGGCGGAAAAGCCCGCGCTGGTGCTGGCCATCACCACCGGGCTGAACCAGGCGGCGGTGCGCGGCATCACCGACAAGACCATTCCCATCGTCTTTGCGTCGGTCGTCGATCCGGTCGTCGCCGGCATCGTGCCCGACTGGCAGCACGGATCGGCCACCAGCACCGGCGCATCCATGATGCCCGATTTCGACGCGACGCTGGCCTTTCTGAAACAGGTGATCCCGGGCATCAAGGCGGTAGGCACCCTGTTCAACCCCGGCGAGGATAACGACGCCACCAACATGAAGCTGCTGACCGAGGCCGGCGAGAAGGCGGGCATCAAGATCGTCGGCGTCCCGGTCGAGGCGGCGGCCGACCTGCCGCAGCGGGTGCAAAGCTTTGCCGGGCAGGTGGATGCGGTGTTCCTGATCCAGTCGAACGTGGTGCAGACCGCCGTGCCGATCGTCGCGCAGGTGGCGCAACGCATGAAGATGCCGCTGTTCAACTCGGTCTTCAATCCGGCGCTCCAGGACCAGCTGGCCGGGTTCCACGCGATTTCCTATCGCAAGAACGGGGTGCATGCCGCCGATATCGCCGACCGCATCCTGCGGGGCGAAAAGCCGGCCGACATTGCGCCCTATGTGCCGGTGGCCGCCGATTTCGACAGCCTTGTCAGCGTCAAGGGCATGGCGGCCGTGGGCCTGCCCATTCCCGACAGCCTGAAGGACAGCCCGTGGCTGCTGAAGTGA
- a CDS encoding ABC transporter ATP-binding protein translates to MTPAHAKGGESPLLALRGLRKTFGGGLPGARPALDGVDLTLARGDFAVIIGSNGAGKSTLLNSIAGTFAPDAGSITLDGQDITRLAGHARAGWITRVFQDPMVGTAAAMTIEENLALAERRGQPRRLRLALDRARRETYRDRLRVLALGLEDRLTTPVALLSGGQRQALSLIMAVMSRPRLLLLDEHTAALDPRTADIVMQATLRVVQDHGLTALMVTHNMRQAIETGNRLVMMDAGRIRLDIGGPEKSALTAADLVEKFRIDNDRMLLGS, encoded by the coding sequence GTGACCCCAGCACACGCGAAGGGGGGCGAGTCCCCCCTTCTGGCCCTGCGCGGATTGCGCAAGACCTTTGGCGGCGGCCTGCCGGGCGCCCGCCCGGCGCTGGACGGGGTGGACCTGACGCTGGCACGCGGCGATTTCGCGGTGATCATCGGGTCGAACGGGGCCGGCAAATCGACGCTGCTGAACAGCATCGCCGGCACCTTCGCCCCCGATGCCGGCAGCATCACGCTGGACGGGCAGGACATCACCCGGCTGGCAGGCCATGCCCGCGCCGGCTGGATCACCCGGGTGTTCCAGGATCCGATGGTCGGCACCGCCGCCGCCATGACCATCGAGGAAAACCTGGCCCTTGCCGAACGGCGCGGGCAGCCCCGCCGCCTGCGGCTGGCGCTGGACCGCGCGCGGCGCGAGACCTATCGCGACCGGCTGCGCGTGCTTGCGCTGGGGCTGGAAGACCGGCTGACCACCCCGGTCGCCCTGCTGTCGGGCGGCCAGCGGCAGGCGCTGTCGCTGATCATGGCCGTCATGTCACGGCCCCGGCTGCTGCTGCTGGACGAACATACCGCCGCGCTGGATCCGCGCACGGCCGATATCGTCATGCAGGCCACGCTGCGCGTGGTGCAGGACCATGGCCTGACCGCGCTGATGGTGACCCACAACATGCGCCAGGCCATCGAGACCGGCAACCGTCTGGTGATGATGGATGCCGGCCGCATCCGGCTGGACATTGGCGGGCCGGAAAAATCGGCGCTGACCGCCGCCGATCTGGTGGAAAAGTTCCGCATCGACAACGACCGAATGCTGCTGGGAAGCTGA
- a CDS encoding ABC transporter permease: MPVIDAFLNLIPVTFAQSLMYSFVVMGIMIPFRLLSFPDLTSEGAFPLGGCVCAALILAGWDPFLATAVAFGAGIAAGMATALIHLQFRLNSLLAGILVFTALYSVNMRVMGRSNVALFSADSVFLQVSPAILGSVALQILFFGVLVLAVLLALRWFLATEAGAALRLVGINPDLAPSLGINLWTWTLVGLGLANGLSAFGGALVVQLQGFADIGMGMGLLINGLASLVIGETVVGRQTITRQLLAPVVGAAIYYQFVSLGLSLGLQPSDLKLVTAVFVLLTLGLPALRRGGTAGREKLHA, from the coding sequence ATGCCCGTGATCGACGCCTTCCTGAACCTGATCCCCGTCACCTTCGCGCAAAGCCTGATGTATTCCTTTGTCGTGATGGGGATCATGATCCCGTTCCGGCTGCTCAGCTTTCCCGACCTGACCAGCGAGGGGGCGTTTCCCCTGGGCGGCTGCGTCTGTGCCGCGCTGATCCTGGCCGGGTGGGATCCGTTCCTGGCCACCGCCGTGGCCTTTGGCGCCGGGATTGCCGCCGGCATGGCCACCGCGCTGATCCACCTGCAATTCCGGCTGAATTCGCTGCTGGCCGGCATTCTGGTGTTCACCGCGCTTTACAGCGTGAACATGCGGGTGATGGGGCGGTCCAACGTGGCGCTGTTTTCGGCCGACAGCGTGTTCCTGCAAGTCAGCCCCGCCATCCTGGGATCGGTCGCATTGCAGATCCTGTTCTTTGGCGTGCTGGTGCTGGCCGTGCTGCTGGCGCTGCGCTGGTTCCTGGCGACCGAGGCGGGGGCGGCGCTGCGGCTGGTCGGCATCAACCCGGATCTGGCGCCCTCGCTGGGCATCAACCTGTGGACATGGACGCTGGTGGGGCTGGGGCTGGCCAACGGGTTGTCGGCCTTTGGCGGGGCGCTGGTGGTGCAGTTGCAGGGCTTTGCCGATATCGGCATGGGCATGGGGCTGCTGATCAACGGCCTGGCCTCGCTGGTGATCGGGGAAACCGTGGTCGGCCGGCAGACGATCACCCGCCAGCTGCTGGCTCCGGTGGTGGGCGCGGCGATCTACTACCAGTTCGTCTCGCTGGGCCTGTCGCTGGGGCTGCAACCCAGCGATCTGAAACTGGTGACGGCGGTCTTCGTTCTGCTGACGCTGGGCCTGCCCGCGCTGCGCCGGGGGGGCACCGCGGGGCGCGAAAAGCTGCACGCCTGA